AAACGACCCCCTGGAGGCGGGGGCAGGTGGCGGGATTCTAGCGCAGTCCTCGCCGGCCCGCGCCGCTGCGACAACACGCTGCAACGGCGCGGGCGGTGGGCGGGTCGGCTAGAATTCCGCCGACTGGAAACGAGTGTGATGATGAACGACGAAGATTTCATGCGCGCTGCGATGGAGCAGGCGCTCCAGGCCGGCGCCTGCGACGAGGTGCCGGTCGGCGCCATCGTGGTGCTCAACGGCGAGATCGTCGGCCGCGGCTTCAACCAGCCGATCGGCCGCCACGACCCGACCGCCCACGCCGAGATCATGGCCTTGCGCGATGCCGGCGAGCGCCTGGGCAACTACCGGCTGCCCGGTTGCGAGCTGTACGTGACGCTCGAGCCCTGCGCGATGTGCTCCGGGGCCATCATGCACGCACGCATCGCCCGGGTCGTCTATGGCGCACGCGACCCCAAGACCGGCGTCGCCGGCAGCGTGCTCGACCTCTTTGCCGAGACGCGGCTGAATCACCATGCGGCGATCGAAGGCGGTGTGCTGGCCGACGAGTGCGGGCGCATGCTGTCGAGCTTCTTCGCTGCGCGCCGCAGCAAGACCCTGGTGGCCTGAATGCGCATCTGCATCGACCTTGGCCGCCAGAGCCTCGAACTCTTTGGCGATGATGGCGCCTGCATTCGGCGTTACGCGGTGTCGACCGCACTCAACGGCCCGGGTGAGGAAAGCGGCAGCCAGCGCACGCCGCGCGGCCGCCACCGCATCCGCGCGCGGATCGGCGCGGGGGCGCCCAGCGGCGCCGTGTTCCGCGGTCGCCGGCCGACCGGGGAGTGCTGGACGCCCGAGTTCGCCGCTGCGCACCCGGGACGCGACTGGATCCTGAGCCGCATCCTTTGGCTGTGTGGCGAGGAGCCGGGGCGCAACCGGCTGGGGCGCGTCGATTCGATGCGGCGCTACATCTACATCCACGGCACGGGCGACGACCAGCCGATGGGCGTGCCGTTGTCGCATGGCTGCGTGCGCATGCGCAACCGGGAGATCATCGAGCTGTTCGATCTTGTGCCGGCCGGAACGAAAGTGGAGATCCGCGAATGACAATGGCAGAGGGCGTCCGCATCGAGATCGTCGACTGGACGGCGGCGCAGCCGCGTGTGATGCCGCTGCGCATGC
This genomic window from Thauera humireducens contains:
- the tadA gene encoding tRNA adenosine(34) deaminase TadA yields the protein MNDEDFMRAAMEQALQAGACDEVPVGAIVVLNGEIVGRGFNQPIGRHDPTAHAEIMALRDAGERLGNYRLPGCELYVTLEPCAMCSGAIMHARIARVVYGARDPKTGVAGSVLDLFAETRLNHHAAIEGGVLADECGRMLSSFFAARRSKTLVA
- a CDS encoding L,D-transpeptidase, which codes for MRICIDLGRQSLELFGDDGACIRRYAVSTALNGPGEESGSQRTPRGRHRIRARIGAGAPSGAVFRGRRPTGECWTPEFAAAHPGRDWILSRILWLCGEEPGRNRLGRVDSMRRYIYIHGTGDDQPMGVPLSHGCVRMRNREIIELFDLVPAGTKVEIRE